The genomic DNA TCGCATCGCTTACTTGGACAGCTTCTGCACCAGTTCGGCCAGGGCCTTGATGTCTTTCGTCCGGAGGACCGCCGCGGCTCGGGCGTCAGCTTCGGGGAACTTCGCGAGGGCGGTTTCCACAGTCTTCCAGAGTTTGTCCTTCTTCTTGTCGGTCTCGGCGAGGTACAGCTCTGAGACCGCTTCCTGGAGTTTCGTCAGGGAGATGGTGTCGAGGTTGCTGTAGTAGCGGTCGACGATCTTGCGCTGGGTTGACGAGAGTTCCTGCTTTGCCATGTCTATTCCTCTTGCGGTTCGTACGGCTCCCACGAGTGGCGGAAGCTTGTTATGTAGACGATCTCGGTCGCCTCGCCGCCCTTGAATGCGCGGGCACGCGTGGTGTAGTCGCTCCCGAACCAGCCACTGACTGGGCCGGGCATGGTGAGATCGATCACGGCCTCCCCTTGAATGAAGATCTCACGCGAGACTAGCTCGGCAGAATCGTGCGTGCTCGTCGGCGTGGGGCCGGGCGTGCCGACGTGGCGCTGGCTCATCTCGACGGTGATGCGGCTCCCATCGACCGCGCGGAGACGGTATCGTCGCTGCATCTGCATGGGCACCGTCGCGACCTCGTGGACCTGGTTCATCTCCCAGACAGCACCGATACCGATCGGTTCATCCGGGAGCAAGACGGGTAACAGCATCGAGAGGTGCAGAACAGACTGTGTGCGTGCTCGTTCGGTGTCGCTCTCTGTGGGGTCGCTAAAGACGCGTCCGTAGGGCTCATACGTCGCGAGCACCATCTGTTCCATCGCGGTCTGCGACATCCTCTCGAACTCCGCGGTCCACTCCTCCCACCTTGCGGGGTCTTCTTCGCTTACCCACATCCCCATCTGATCGCATCGCACGTGCGTTCCGTGCTCTGTCACCTCAAGGGCCTCGATGCTGATCACGGCGACCGTGTTGGGCGTCTGCTCGATCCCGACGCGTCGCCCGTCTTCCCAACCGGCCATTCCGTGGTCGTGTCGCGAGGTGATCAGTTGTTTGGCACCGATCGTCGGGGCATACTGCAACGCCACGCGCGGGAGCTGGCCCGGATCGAGCAGCCGATACCCGTCGATAAACTTGCCGAACGGGCGTTGAACCAGCGGTGTCTCACCGTCCGGCGGCGACGCCGCGTTGGGTGTGCCGGCTCCTGTTGGCGGCTGCTTCTCGCATGCGAGAGGCAGCCACGCGCACGCAGCGATCAGGTAGATGCATGCGACATGTCTGGGGCTGCGCATAAAGACTCCGGCTCGGGCGATCCCGTTGCGGCCGACATCCTACCCACGCGGAGCGAGTCGACCGTGGCTTGCGCCCGTCGTTTGCGGACTCCCCTGCGCTCTCCCTTCCCCTACACTTTCGCCCAATCCGGAGTCCCCCCATGAAGATCCACGAATACCAGGGCCGTCAGCTTCTCGCCTCTTTCGGCATTCCCGTCCCTGCCGGCACGCTCGTCGAGTCGATCGAGCAGGCCGCAACTACTTATAAGCAGGTCGCGGCGGAGTCCGGCTCGGACCTGGTTGTCGTGAAGGCCCAGGTCCATACGGGGGGCCGGGGCAAGGCGGGCTTCGTGAAGCTGGTGCGTTCGGCCAAGGAGGCGGAGGACGCCGCACGATTCATGCTGACCAACCGCATGGTCTCGGTTCAGACCGGGCCTGAGGGGCTTGAGGTCACGAAGCTGCTCTTCGCGGCGGGCGTGGACATTGCCGATCGCAGTGGGGGAGGGAAGGAGGAGTTCTACCTTGCGGTCACGACCGATCGTGCGACGCGCCGCAACATCCTGATCGCGTCGCGCCAGGGAGGTGTGGACATCGAGCAGGTGGCGCACGACACGCCGGATGCGATCATCAAAGAGCCGCTGCACCCCTTGATGGGCCTCCAGCCCCATCAGGCGCGGCGTGTGGCGTTCGACCTCGGCTTCAAGGGCTCGCAGATCAACCAGGCCGCGAAGATCATGGCATCGCTCGCCAAGCTGTTTGAGGCGAAGGACTGCACGCTCGCGGAGATCAACCCACTGATCATCACGCCCCCGTCGGCGACGCATCCGGACGGGCAGGTCTTGGCGATCGACGCGAAGTTCTCGTTCGATGACAACGCGACGTTCCGCCACAAGGACATCCAGCAGATGTTCGACCCGACGGAGGAGAACCCTGCGGAGCTGCGGGCCCAGCGGTTCGGGCTCTCGTACATCGCGCTCGACGGGAACATCGGCTGCCTCGTGAATGGCGCGGGGCTGGCGATGGCGACGATGGACATCGTCAAGCTGCATGGCGGGTCACCGGCGAACTTCCTGGATGTTGGCGGCAGCGCGACTGAAGAGGCCGTGACCGAGGCGTTCTCGATCATTCTGTCGGATTCGAGCGTGAAGGGTGTGATGGTCAACATCTTCGGCGGGATCATGCGGTGTGATGTGATCGCCGCGGGGATCATCAACGCGGCGACGAAGCACAAGAACGCGGATGGTTCGACGGGCTTCAAGGTGCCGCTGGTGGTGCGTCTGGAAGGGACGAATGTTGAGGCGGGGCGGAAGTTGCTGGCGGATGCGAAGAGCTCGCTTCCGACGCTGCAACCGGCGACGGACCTGACGGATGCTGCTGTGAAGGTGTGCAAGGCGGTGGGGTGAGGGCGCAATGACAGATCAGATTGACAAGATCACGCAACTAGCAAGCTCTGCCGTGGGCCGAATCCGCGTCAAGAGTGCCTTGAATCCCTTGCTGGTGCTGTGTGCCATTGGAATGCCCACGTGCCTGATCTCTGCGGGGCTCTTGGATGCATCCCTTGCCAAGTATCTTGTGTTTGCCGCTATATCAATGCCCTTGCTCACTGTCCTGTGTTTCGTATATTTTATGCTGGTTGATCCAGACAAGCTTCAGTCAGAAGACTACCAGATTCGAAAGGCTGCTTTGGAGCTAATCGAAGAAAAAGGTGGCCGCCTTCCACTGTATCCGGCATCAATAGACACCATTTCTAATCCAGACAGGCGTGCATTGCCTCCTTCAACAGAGGAGGTAAGCGATGAGTAAAGCATATTTGATTGTGTCATCAAATGCTTTCGCAACACGCAAGTCTGTGCAAGAGTACTTGTCAAGCGTTCCTAGCATTACATACTGGTACGCATGTCTACCCAATGCTGTGTTTTGTTCCAGCGATCTCAGTGCTCATGCAATCGCGAAGGGCCTAGAGCAGCGGTTCGGTACAGGACGCGGCAAGCGATTCCTTGTTACAGAGATCGGTGTGAACAAACAGGGTCGGTTGCCTAAGGAAGCGTGGTGGTTGCTAAACAACCCATCATCTCCTCGATTGTCGAAGTAGTGCTATTGGCTCTCGACTCAATTGAGGTTGACCGCTCGGTTCCAAGCCCTGCATCTCCCGATTCTCCCCTCGCGTCCGCAGGACGGCGGAGTGTTGGCACGCGTGGGGGCGCAGCGCAGCCGCGGAGCGGCAAGCCAGTCAGCAGAGAGCTGTCGGTATACTCCGTCCGCTCACGCCGATTACGCCTCCGGACTAGGAGGTAGTACCAATGACAACCGCAATCATACAAATCATTCGGCTCGCGTGCAGGCTTGAGAAGGCCCCGCCCCACACTCTCATGGGCACGATCGCTCTGATACTCGCGGTCGGTATGGCGGTCTCGCTGATTGGCCTATGCTGGGGTCGAGGGTGAGCCGCTCGCAAGACCGATGGACTGGGTGCCCCGGGTCATGCGTCACCGCAACGCGAACGTTGAACTGCCCGTCACGAATCACAACAGACAGGCGGCTGGTGGCCGCGACCTTTCTTGATCGTGCCCGATGGCCTCGTCCTTCCTTCCGCCGCGCCACCGCATCTTCGCCGCCGCGGCGAAGATCGGTGCTTCTTGAGGCCCAACGGGCCGCCATAACGGGATCCGGGGCGATGCTCGTCGCTGCGCGACTTCGCTTGCCCCGGGCTCCGGCTCTGACGCCCCTTTGGG from Phycisphaeraceae bacterium includes the following:
- the sucC gene encoding ADP-forming succinate--CoA ligase subunit beta, with protein sequence MKIHEYQGRQLLASFGIPVPAGTLVESIEQAATTYKQVAAESGSDLVVVKAQVHTGGRGKAGFVKLVRSAKEAEDAARFMLTNRMVSVQTGPEGLEVTKLLFAAGVDIADRSGGGKEEFYLAVTTDRATRRNILIASRQGGVDIEQVAHDTPDAIIKEPLHPLMGLQPHQARRVAFDLGFKGSQINQAAKIMASLAKLFEAKDCTLAEINPLIITPPSATHPDGQVLAIDAKFSFDDNATFRHKDIQQMFDPTEENPAELRAQRFGLSYIALDGNIGCLVNGAGLAMATMDIVKLHGGSPANFLDVGGSATEEAVTEAFSIILSDSSVKGVMVNIFGGIMRCDVIAAGIINAATKHKNADGSTGFKVPLVVRLEGTNVEAGRKLLADAKSSLPTLQPATDLTDAAVKVCKAVG